A part of Pectinophora gossypiella chromosome Z, ilPecGoss1.1, whole genome shotgun sequence genomic DNA contains:
- the LOC126380446 gene encoding transient receptor potential channel pyrexia, with amino-acid sequence MPTTRRLLSTRWFRTRRSPKPEELDDFRPRTLPRSDMERRPRVARVLSSPARTQHQTNPPIDEESLERAFPSMGHLEYVLAGSSPPAESAPNMYDSFEEPPLDLTAHICSDSLRQSAHEQMRAVGGRLRLLDELESGVITAETAGNTFSTASEAEKNVCLFWAAFLKLANLLPPLVDAGADPLYFDALGLSPLHVAAFSGSTECANYLLSCGADPNYMPRCFVPLHCAAFGNSVQVANLLISRGASVHAAVKYVNCEGGLLHCAVRANSVECLKLFISHGVDVNLIEPGGTNSIHLAADLGMIQCLTILLDTPGADPNVRTRVGDRESTALHLAADGGFVDCVDLLLIKGADASLKNHRGFTALHLAARSASLECVEALLRKGNAEPNALDFDMRTPLHAAIGKSDSACDIIETLISWGANVNQKDEYGFTPLHLAALDGLSACVETLIYHGADVTTRSKKGNSALNVIARKTPASLAMITRKLDCAITLHHSQSSNREVELELDFRSILQHCYPREISYLNTFVDEGQKEVLLHPLCSAFLYIKWEKIRKYYVARLFLSFIFVLCLTLYVLTALAHNCYNGSKDMEETIQEQELCQKQSILGDLLRKNPFVIEMQWWVLAGITIFEIFRKVYGIAGYSTVKQYLMQSENIIEWFVIVSVFLISYIYTNITYTWQNHVGAFAVLAGWTNLMMMIGQLPVFGTYVAMYQKVQKEFAKLLMAYSCILIGFTISFCVIFPDSSSFANPFMGFITVLTMMIGELNLDLLLNEPDGNDPPVLLEFSAQITYVLFLMFVTVVLMNLLVGIAVHDIQGLRKTAGLSKLVRQTKLISYMELALFNGYLPKCLLKILHSSALVSPQAYRVVLSVKPLNPSEKRLPRDIMMAAYDIAKMRKQYGHTISSNGSTTGAYSCFKKYVNNNDSSYREYGYSSGLGSLQARLDETSESVRQLTVEVRELKKLINAQQLVIQQALAGAMDSR; translated from the coding sequence ATGCCCACGACGCGCAGACTTCTCTCCACGCGGTGGTTCCGTACACGCCGCTCGCCAAAACCTGAAGAACTAGATGACTTTCGACCCAGAACCCTGCCTCGGAGCGACATGGAGCGTCGTCCTCGTGTCGCTCGTGTCCTCAGCTCTCCTGCCAGGACGCAACATCAGACGAACCCGCCGATTGATGAAGAATCCCTTGAAAGAGCCTTCCCCTCCATGGGTCACCTGGAGTACGTCCTCGCCGGTTCATCGCCTCCGGCTGAAAGTGCTCCAAATATGTATGACAGTTTTGAGGAACCACCTCTGGATCTAACTGCGCATATCTGCTCTGACTCACTACGTCAGAGCGCACATGAGCAAATGAGAGCCGTCGGAGGAAGATTACGCTTGTTGGATGAATTGGAATCCGGTGTTATTACAGCAGAAACTGCAGGGAATACTTTTTCGACAGCGTCCGAAgcagaaaaaaatgtttgtctTTTCTGGGCTGCTTTCCTGAAGCTGGCTAATTTGTTACCACCATTGGTCGACGCCGGCGCCGACCCATTATATTTCGACGCCCTCGGATTGTCGCCATTGCACGTAGCAGCTTTCAGTGGATCAACAGAGTGTGCAAATTACCTATTATCGTGCGGCGCCGATCCTAATTACATGCCGCGATGCTTCGTGCCACTTCACTGTGCCGCATTTGGAAATTCAGTGCAGGTAGCTAATTTATTAATCAGCCGAGGTGCATCGGTACACGCAGCGGTTAAATATGTTAATTGCGAAGGTGGTTTGCTCCATTGTGCAGTCAGGGCTAACTCAGTGGAGTGTCTCAAGTTGTTTATATCTCACGGTGTCGATGTGAATTTAATAGAACCAGGTGGCACCAACTCTATTCATCTTGCTGCAGATTTGGGAATGATACAATGTTTAACTATTTTATTAGACACCCCAGGCGCAGACCCTAATGTCAGAACAAGAGTAGGAGACAGAGAGTCAACAGCATTACATTTAGCTGCAGATGGAGGTTTTGTGGATTGTGTTGATCTATTATTAATTAAAGGTGCTGACGCCAGTTTGAAAAATCATAGAGGTTTTACTGCTCTGCATCTAGCTGCTCGATCGGCTAGTCTTGAATGCGTCGAGGCATTATTGAGAAAGGGTAATGCGGAACCCAACGCGTTAGATTTTGATATGAGAACACCTCTACACGCTGCCATTGGCAAGTCAGACAGCGCCTGTGATATTATAGAAACATTAATAAGCTGGGGCGCAAACGTAAATCAAAAGGATGAATACGGGTTTACACCTTTACACCTTGCTGCTCTTGACGGCCTATCTGCCTGTGTTGAAACATTAATATACCACGGTGCTGATGTAACTACGAGGTCTAAAAAAGGAAACTCAGCTCTTAATGTAATCGCCCGAAAGACGCCTGCCTCGTTAGCTATGATAACAAGGAAACTTGATTGCGCTATCACATTGCATCACTCCCAGTCTAGCAATAGGGAAGTGGAACTTGAACTTGACTTTCGTAGTATACTACAACATTGCTATCCGCGGGAAATAAGTTATCTTAACACATTTGTGGACGAAGGTCAAAAGGAAGTTCTTTTACATCCACTTTGTTCAGCATTTTTATACATTAAATGGgaaaaaatacgtaaatattacGTAGCAAGATTATTTCTGAGTTTCATATTTGTTCTATGTCTAACGCTATACGTTTTAACGGCTCTTGCACACAATTGTTATAACGGTAGCAAAGATATGGAAGAGACCATCCAAGAGCAAGAGTTGTGTCAAAAACAATCAATTCTAGGAGACCTGTTACGAAAAAATCCGTTCGTTATAGAAATGCAATGGTGGGTTTTAGCTGGAATAacaatatttgaaatatttagaAAAGTCTACGGTATAGCTGGCTATTCTACTGTAAAACAATACCTAATGCAATCGGAGAATATAATAGAGTGGTTCGTCATTGTGAGTGTATTTCTGATATCTTACATTTACACAAACATCACGTATACTTGGCAAAATCACGTAGGAGCGTTCGCTGTTCTAGCAGGTTGGACTAatctaatgatgatgataggtcAGCTGCCTGTCTTTGGCACGTATGTAGCAATGTATCAAAAGGTTCAAAAAGAATTTGCGAAGTTACTCATGGCTTACTCGTGTATCTTAATTGGATTCACTATCAGCTTCTGCGTCATATTTCCTGACTCGTCATCCTTTGCCAATCCGTTCATGGGTTTCATAACGGTGCTGACAATGATGATTGGAGAGCTAAACTTAGATTTATTATTGAACGAACCAGATGGTAACGATCCCCCCGTACTATTAGAGTTCTCGGCACAGATAACATACGTGTTATTTCTTATGTTTGTGACAGTCGTACTCATGAATCTCTTAGTCGGCATTGCTGTACATGATATTCAGGGTTTAAGGAAAACAGCAGGCTTATCAAAATTAGTGAGGCAAACCAAACTAATATCTTATATGGAATTGGCATTGTTTAATGGATATTTACCAAAATGTCTTTTAAAAATCTTACACTCATCTGCTCTTGTGTCACCTCAAGCATACAGAGTCGTCTTGAGTGTAAAACCTTTGAATCCGAGTGAAAAAAGATTACCAAGAGATATAATGATGGCTGCGTATGATATCGCAAAAATGAGAAAACAATATGGACATACAATTTCATCTAACGGATCCACAACAGGCGCatattcttgttttaaaaaatatgtaaataataatgattcaaGTTACAGAGAATATGGATACTCATCTGGATTAGGCAGTTTGCAGGCCAGATTAGATGAAACATCGGAAAGCGTGCGACAATTGACAGTAGAAGTAAGAgaattaaagaaattaataaatgcaCAGCAGCTCGTGATCCAGCAAGCTCTGGCCGGTGCGATGGACAGTCGTTGA